The Deltaproteobacteria bacterium DNA segment GAACAGGCTTTTCTTCATCTCGCTTCACCTCCTTTCCGATCCGTCTTTCCGTTCCGTTTTCCTTGCCGGGAAGATGGATCGCATCCGTACACAATATCATCCCCGAATACGAAACAGAGGGGATGATTATCCATTTTTGTCAGGTTCGATTACGATACTGTCAATATCCAGATCTATTTTCAGGCGTTTCGCTGCCTTTATTGCTTCACTTCCGTCATCGAACGGGCCGGCGATAACGCGGTAGCGATCGCTCTTTTGGAACACCCGTGCCGGGATTTGCGGCCCCTGGTGATTGATGATGGCGGCAAGCCTCTGCGCTTCAATCTTGTCAGGCACATCCCCAGCCAATACATACCATGCAAGCATATTCAGTGCCGGTATTTCCGGTTTTCCGTACAATCTCTCCGGGTGCTCGACTTCTACAGGTTTCGCGACCTCTTTTTGACTGCCCTGACTCAACTCTAAGATGGGAACCGGAATCCCACGGGCCTCAGCCTGTACTTCCTTGACTTTTTTCCAGTCGAGCGTGCGCTGGGCTTTCTTTTCAATTGCATTCAATTTTTTATGGAGTTTCACCGACTCAAGAGCACTCGACCCTTCCGGAGGCGCATGAGATTCCAGGTACAGTACGCCATTACGTTGCCCTAAGAGATAAGGCTGGTTGACAATGAGCACAGGCGTTTTCACCGGAGTGTCATCGAAGAGCAACTTCACGTTTTCCGGATAGAGCCTCAGGCAGCCATTGGTTGCTGTAAGGCCGATGCTGGCCGGTTTATTGGTGCCGTGGATCAAATAACCCGATTTGCTCAAGTAGAGCGCGTATTCCCCCAAGGGATTATCAGGCCCCGGCGGGACGGCCTTGGGGAGGATATCCCCTTTCTTGCGATGGTCCTCGGCAATCGAAGCAGGAACATGCCAGGTAGGCCGGGCTGCCTTGCGCACCACATGCATCTGGCCTGTGGGGGTAGGCCGCTCGTCGGTGCCGATACCGATCGGGTAGGTCGTCACCAACAAGGACGTCCCATCCTCTTTATACTGAAAGAGCCTCATGGTGGGCAGGTTGACCACAATCCCTTTTCTGGGAGTGTCCGGCAGGATAAAACTCAGAGGTAACAGGACACGCTCTCCGGCCTCAGGTACCCATACGTCTACCCCTGGATTCGCCGCACTGATTGCATTGATCCCCAAACTGAAGTGTCGAGCAATATCCGGGAGCGTATCTCCCTTTTCAAGCCTGATAGCCGCCAGCCGGCCAATGACGTCTTCTCCTCGAGCAACCGGGAACCTGTTTCGCTCGATCTCCTTTTCGCGATGGCCTGGAAAAAGCGGCGCAGTCAGAACACTTTTCATTGCGGCACATCCAGAGAGAGAGAAGATGAATATGCAGAGAGCCGTCAAACGAAGCCGGTTGCAGAAAAGTGATGGATTACTGATTCGGCACATGAGATAAGCAAGCCCCTTTCTCATCGGCAACCCGGCTGTCTCAGCGAGACCCTGCAGGCGCATACGAATCGACTGGAATCGGGTAGATCCGTAATCCGCAACATCCGGAGATTCGCTTGAAATCGTCATCCAGGGTTAGAAGTACCCCATTCAGCAATATGCATTGCGCAGCAATCAGGCAATCAATCGTTGCGGCGGACACCCCCGCCTTTCTGCAACCATTGGATATATTCGCTGCCTCGACATGTTGCTCTTTGGTTGCCGGAATCAGAGGGTACCCCTCCATCAATCCCTTGATCCGCTCCCCTTGGGCCGGATCTTTAACTCCAGACAACAGCTCCTGAAGGACAACACCGGGCACTACCACCTGCTGCTTTTCTCGAGTTAACTTCTGAAGCAGTTTTACGGCACCAGGCGTGGCCCCCTTCGGCCAGCTACGCCGGCGGAACGCCAGAGACCAAATCGAGGTGTCGACAACGATCAACGGGCTTTCCGCATCTTCTTAAAATCGTAAGCGGAGTCGAAATCGATCGTACCGAATGCCTCTACCGCCTGCACCCTTTTCCGATACTGGATGTATTCGCGCAACGCTTCATCGACCGTCTCGCGTTTCGTGCGATGATGTCCCAATCGTTTTGCCTGCTCCAGC contains these protein-coding regions:
- a CDS encoding L,D-transpeptidase family protein, with protein sequence MCRISNPSLFCNRLRLTALCIFIFSLSGCAAMKSVLTAPLFPGHREKEIERNRFPVARGEDVIGRLAAIRLEKGDTLPDIARHFSLGINAISAANPGVDVWVPEAGERVLLPLSFILPDTPRKGIVVNLPTMRLFQYKEDGTSLLVTTYPIGIGTDERPTPTGQMHVVRKAARPTWHVPASIAEDHRKKGDILPKAVPPGPDNPLGEYALYLSKSGYLIHGTNKPASIGLTATNGCLRLYPENVKLLFDDTPVKTPVLIVNQPYLLGQRNGVLYLESHAPPEGSSALESVKLHKKLNAIEKKAQRTLDWKKVKEVQAEARGIPVPILELSQGSQKEVAKPVEVEHPERLYGKPEIPALNMLAWYVLAGDVPDKIEAQRLAAIINHQGPQIPARVFQKSDRYRVIAGPFDDGSEAIKAAKRLKIDLDIDSIVIEPDKNG
- a CDS encoding PIN domain-containing protein, with product MIVVDTSIWSLAFRRRSWPKGATPGAVKLLQKLTREKQQVVVPGVVLQELLSGVKDPAQGERIKGLMEGYPLIPATKEQHVEAANISNGCRKAGVSAATIDCLIAAQCILLNGVLLTLDDDFKRISGCCGLRIYPIPVDSYAPAGSR
- a CDS encoding type II toxin-antitoxin system VapB family antitoxin; protein product: MPTNLHIDSDLLEQAKRLGHHRTKRETVDEALREYIQYRKRVQAVEAFGTIDFDSAYDFKKMRKAR